In Pochonia chlamydosporia 170 chromosome 3, whole genome shotgun sequence, the following are encoded in one genomic region:
- a CDS encoding splicing factor 3B subunit 10 (SF3b10) (similar to Metarhizium acridum CQMa 102 XP_007807307.1): MADKLRTQQELERLQAKYVGTGHPDTTSWEWRTNIQRDTYASIAGHRPLLSYVALAENEPLVKVRARMIRKMIQPAGPPPPREE, from the exons ATG GCCGACAAGCTTCGCACCCAACAAGAACTCGAGCGCCTGCAGGCCAAGTACGTCGGAACCGGCCACCCCGATACCACGAGCTGGGAGTGGCGGACAAACATCCAGCGCGACACATATGCCTCCATCGCGGGCCACCGGCCGTTGCTATCATACGTGGCTCTCGCTGAGAATGAGCCGCTTGTAAAGGTTCGCGCGAGGATGATCAGG AAAATGATACAGCCGGCCGGGCCACCTCCGCCCCGTGAGGAATAG
- a CDS encoding MAGE protein (similar to Metarhizium robertsii ARSEF 23 XP_007819984.1), whose protein sequence is MPPQRRRRPVDDEDVEENPRPRQRANRDDSEQDGEYDSENGMDVDDQAGNSADDQLAKKLVRYAISCEYSRTPIRRDGIKERVLGNQGRSFKRIFALAQKQLKHVWGMELPMKSNSQPKIGSGAYILTSTLPNAYRSASIIKPSRIPSADDEATYVAFYTLVVSLIWLNGGELSEQKLKRYLLRLNADQNVSSEKTEVTMKKMERHGYVAKKVDRPPLGQDGEQTITWHVGPRAKEEIGLDGVMGLVRELYGESSDELEAKLSASLGIKEKRTTREEGNEAEASDSRGRNENGD, encoded by the exons ATGCCCCCgcaaagaaggaggaggccg gtggacgacgaggacgtTGAAGAGAATCCTCGACCCAGACAACGAGCAAATCGCGATGATTCGGAACAAGATGGCGAATACGACTCTGAGAACGGCATGGACGTCGATGACCAGGCAGGTAATAGTGCCGACGACCAACTGGCCAAGAAACTTGTCCGCTATGCCATATCATGCGAATACTCGCGAACTCCAATACGCCGCGACGGCATCAAGGAAAGAG TTCTCGGCAACCAAGGACGATCCTTTAAGCGAATATTTGCCCTGGCGCAAAAACAATTGAAACATGTTTGGGGCATGGAGCTCC CTATGAAGTCGAACTCGCAGCCCAAAATAGGATCCGGCGCCTACATATTGACATCCACGTTACCAAACGCCTACCGCAGCGCATCTATCATAAAGCCATCCCGAATTCCTAGTGCAGATGACGAAGCAACATACGTCGCATTCTACACGCTGGTAGTTTCTTTGATTTGGCTAAATGGCGGCGAGCTTAGCGAGCAAAAGCTGAAGCGATATCTCCTTCGCCTTAACGCTGACCAGAATGTATCGAGCGAGAAGACGGAGGTAACGATGAAAAAGATGGAACGGCATGGCTACGTGGCAAAGAAGGTAGACCGTCCGCCGTTGGGCCAGGATGGCGAGCAAACCATCACATGGCATGTCGGACCAAGAGCTAAAGAAGAGATTGGTCTGGACGGGGTGATGGGCTTGGTGCGCGAACTATACGGAGAATCCTCCGACGAACTGGAGGCGAAGCTTAGTGCTAGTCTTGGGATAAAAGAGAAGCGAACGACGAGAGAGGAAGGAAATGAGGCAGAAGCTAGTGATTCTCGGGGACGGAACGAAAATGGCGATTAG
- a CDS encoding MYND finger domain-containing protein, which yields MPEHWTELSVAKRQKQQCSEDVAAIKAACKKDCGKDNVAECQQCYGKIIDRLRSRYSESEEREWFAQRRAFLHELDGLFQDAKDRKRSLKSIEARIESEKEAWYRWVLRRYPEFIAVSDRGLNQDELRSMLDDPDKSREELVKTMLEGIGKPADWPAGVDGFAEKAGAAKDNPAELKKLYIAEFFINQSTGEALANAQKYLDEYRDNDNMTLEEIIDKIVRDFQQSRSSLPQREGHQRRLDELRRAKTAFEQNKMQAKSLRGAQAGTAGPELYPLPPCSVCGKDTDSSDVLSCGLCQALVQIGGESKMTVYCSEDDHVEAQHDCEAGDKCVQLNDEDVEMGDEVSKAVVCTECLDLKQATLYCSDRCAIANIADHRQSKHGVKTAAEEAQNLVSPLPSFVDSTLAEKNPGLKISQLG from the exons ATGCCCGAGCACTGGACAGAGCTCAGCGTCGCCAAACGGCAAAAGCAACAATGTTCTGAAGACGTGGCAGCCATCAAAGCAGCGTGCAAAAAGGACTGCGGCAAAGATAATGTCGCCGAGTGCCAGCAGTGCTACGGCAAGATAATAGACAGATTACGGTCACGGTACAGTGAGAGTGAGGAAAGGGAGTGGTTCGCGCAAAGAAGAGCCTTCCTACACGAACTAGACGGACTTTTTCAGGATGCTAAGGATAGAAAGCGAAGCCTCAAGTCCATTGAAGCAAGGATAGAATCCGAAAAAGAGGCTTGGTACCGCTGGGTTCTGAGGAGATACCCCGAATTCATTGCCGTCTCAGATCGCGGTCTTAATCAGGATGAGCTACGGAGCATGCTGGACGACCCGGACAAGTCCCGAGAGGAGCTGGTGAAGACGATGCTTGAAGGGATTGGGAAGCCGGCAGATTGGCCGGCCGGCGTGGATGGCTTTGCGGAGAAGGCGGGCGCTGCGAAGGACAATCCCGccgagctgaagaagctgtaTATTGCTGAATTTTTCATCAATCAGTCTACGGGGGAAGCGCTTGCAAATGCGCAAAAGTATCTTGACGAGTATCGAGATAATGATAACATGACGCTTGAAGAAATCATCGACAAAATTGTCAGGGATTTTCAGCAGAGCCGAAGCTCGCTACCACAACGAGAGGGTCATCAACGACGTCTGGATGAACTAAGGAGAGCAAAGACGGCGTTTGAGCAGAACAAGATGCAGGCTAAGAGTCTGCGAGGAGCTCAAGCTGGCACTGCCGGTCCGGAGCTTTACCCACTGCCTCCATGTTCAGTCTGCGGCAAAGACACTGATTCTAGTGATGTGCTTTCGTGCGGGCTGTGCCAAGCACTGGTTCAAATTGGTGGAGAATCAAAGATGACAGTCTACTGCTCCGAG GATGACCATGTTGAGGCGCAGCATGACTGCGAGGCCGGCGACAAATGTGTACAGCTTaatgatgaagatgtcgaaaTGGGCGATGAGGTCTCAAAGGCAGTCGTGTGTACGGAGTGTCTGGACTTGAAGCAGGCTACACTGTATTGCTCTGATCGATGTGCCATTGCGAATATTGCGGATCATAGACAGAGCAAGCATGGGGTTAAAACTGCAGCTGAAGAAGCGCAGAACCTAGTCAGTCCATTGCCGTCTTTTGTGGACTCTACCTTGGCGGAGAAGAATCCAGGGCTAAAAATAAGCCAGCTGGGCTGA
- a CDS encoding mitochondrial inner-membrane-bound regulator domain-containing protein, which produces MLSRAAQLPRVCLACRLGMLRQAAAVPVRHPLIATNSQFLRYGSDFSPQSKERVEALISGALDDIESHSKKRGKGSRRSVAHDEPATWELEEEHESHPSKDGRAGFEEETSVFFEDSSTSRSTTNDELANEPETSHNPAGQRRTHTDQFRDKFVYRQSLGIDALGKPVDAIIMKNPNKMRFNKKKITQQLEDLVHADKPEDGWTWQSLVPKDSEIDEPAFTQNVEKVFEDMRPKDTTIIRRKDFDKLLEDLISGFTSEQLTTYRHLGKRGQIEEKSAEPSCPWLIKHSPWVATNPINWGRLTHKKQQAVAILKDMWKLEVQEHVEGLGRTDVWLRPDIFSLITKPRRSILGRLTTDFLDKSNDERVTLGSEQCRLSIYSRKSTVATFLARLDETAQTVQSTTLSVQQIEPENLDRDVLDVLEKATKTSLLYDAANSKLVVSWLSKTGVSHEHTEGPADIVLRLLLGRESTPQNTDIQVLSKPKSKTGVFLTHQRDKRNMAWRDRLRQWSRYVKPIGKSTATSAKNSEPPLKVSFIKPELKSSNGDVEVTATFGHVLHTERRLHQIKQSKGHRVLAPVIPHPAALTAITADTPAPSTQKTAIVLNFAPEHLPGTSLPEPLPQIRLHLPVSPSADLSNFLFPDTSVLEAVIPLQETNMMLPSESVDVRITQKQLIPLDANQSSLQQFLQASDFNLLQGRLKTPSRTNFTLPGHLSTHQTHSAESVTHPYMFMGLDIHQTINMEWQSHTLRYSSIEAGQHGGQQQRLSLIAGPPNRDCNIDEEQFQSFLKLVEETAYGKHFSWDEGYKLMTQRSVEQFDWDMMDPEYQQEPSLAAETREDAPQEDSPETQDRQTDQVDMSSQDAEGDSAKDDAESEPIVPVDAARPETELRFDKL; this is translated from the exons ATGCTTTCAAGGGCGGCACAGTTGCCGCGTGTGTGCCTGGCCTGTCGGCTGGGCATGCTGcgacaagctgctgctgtgccgGTTCGACATCCGCTGATAGCTACCAACAGCCAATTCCTACGATACGGCTCTGACTTTTCACCTCAGAGCAAAGAGAGAGTAGAGGCTCTCATTTCAGGAGCTCTTGACGACATCGAATCGCACTCAAAAAAAAGAGGCAAAGGGAGTCGGCGGAGTGTCGCGCACGATGAACCTGCTACTTGGGAACTCGAAGAAGAGCATGAGTCGCATCCTTCGAAAGACGGCAGAGCAGGTTTTGAAGAGGAAACCAGCGTATTTTTTGAAGATAGTTCGACCTCACGAAGTACCACCAACGATGAACTGGCAAATGAACCCGAGACTAGCCACAACCCGGCTGGTCAGCGTCGCACCCATACCGATCAGTTCCGTGACAAGTTTGTGTATCGACAAAGCCTAGGTATCGACGCTTTGGGCAAACCTGTCGATGCGATCATTATGAAGAACCCCAACAAGATGAGGTTTAATAAGAAAAAGATCACCCAGCAATTGGAAGATCTTGTGCACGCTGACAAGCCTGAGGACGGTTGGACATGGCAGTCTCTTGTACCAAAAGACTCAGAAATAGATGAGCCAGCTTTCACACAAAACGTTGAGAAAGTTTTTGAAGATATGCGACCGAAAGATACCACAATAATCAGGAGGAAGGATTTTGACAAGCTGTTGGAAGACTTGATTTCAGGATTCACCAGTGAACAGCTTACAACATACCGCCATCTTGGGAAGCGTGGTCAAATTGAGGAGAAATCAGCTGAACCTTCGTGCCCCTGGTTGATCAAGCACAGTCCTTGGGTTGCCACCAACCCAATCAATTGGGGTCGTCTCACCCATAAGAAGCAACAAGCAGTCGCAATTCTAAAGGACATGTGGAAGCTGGAAGTCCAGGAGCATGTAGAAGGGCTTGGAAGAACAGATGTTTGGCTGAGGCCGGATATCTTCAGCCTCATTACTA AACCTCGTCGTAGTATCCTTGGACGCCTAACTACCGACTTTCTGGACAAATCCAACGACGAGAGGGTGACTCTAGGATCGGAGCAATGCCGGTTGAGTATTTACTCCCGTAAGTCCACAGTCGCTACATTTTTGGCACGGCTGGACGAGACCGCGCAGACTGTTCAATCAACAACACTTTCAGTTCAACAGATAGAGCCAGAGAATCTGGACAGAGATGTGTTGGACGTACTGGAGAAGGCAACCAAAACGTCCCTATTGTATGATGCAGCAAATTCG AAACTCGTGGTATCATGGCTTTCCAAAACTGGCGTCTCCCATGAACATACCGAAGGTCCGGCAGATATCGTCCTAAGATTGTTGCTTGGTAGAGAAAGCACACCCCAAAACACAGATATCCAGGTCCTTTCCAAGCCCAAATCAAAGACAGGAGTGTTCCTAACCCATCAACGAGATAAACGCAACATGGCTTGGAGGGATAGGTTACGACAGTGGTCTCGCTATGTTAAGCCTATCGGCAAATCCACAGCGACCAGTGCGAAGAATTCGGAGCCCCCTCTCAAagtcagcttcatcaagccaGAGTTGAAATCCTCCAACGGAGATGTTGAAGTCACAGCGACATTCGGTCACGTACTGCACACCGAACGGCGTCTTCACCAAATCAAACAATCCAAGGGCCACCGGGTTCTTGCGCCAGTCATCCCGCATCCTGCAGCCCTCACTGCAATCACAGCTGACACACCAGCCCCGAGCACCCAAAAGACTGCCATTGTTCTCAACTTTGCACCAGAACATCTACCAGGGACCTCACTGCCCGAACCTCTACCTCAGATTCGACTCCATTTACCAGTCAGCCCGTCCGCTGACCTCTCCAACTTTTTATTCCCCGATACATCAGTCCTAGAGGCCGTCATCCCCCTGCAAGAAACCAacatgatgcttccatcAGAAAGTGTAGACGTTCGTATAACTCAAAAGCAGCTTATTCCACTCGATGCCAATCAATCCTCCCTGCAGCAATTCTTGCAGGCTTCCGACTTCAATCTTTTACAGGGGCGTTTAAAAACACCCAGTAGAACAAATTTTACCCTACCTGGCCATCTATCTACCCACCAAACGCACTCTGCAGAATCAGTCACCCACCCATACATGTTTATGGGCCTTGACATCCATCAGaccatcaacatggaatGGCAATCACACACCCTCCGTTACAGCAGCATCGAAGCCGGCCAACACGGCGGGCAACAGCAGAGACTCTCCCTCATAGCCGGTCCTCCGAATCGCGACTGCAATATTGATGAGGAGCAATTCCAAAGTTTCTTGAAGCTCGTTGAGGAAACTGCCTACGGGAAGCATTTCTCATGGGATGAGGGCTACAAACTCATGACGCAGCGGTCCGTCGAACAATTTGATTGGGACATGATGGATCCAGAGTACCAGCAGGAACCTAGTCTCGCTGCGGAAACGAGGGAAGATGCTCCTCAGGAAGACTCTCCCGAGACACAAGATAGACAGACGGACCAGGTTGATATGTCAAGCCAAGATGCCGAGGGAGACAGTGCCAAGGACGATGCTGAGTCCGAGCCTATTGTGCCTGTGGATGCGGCACGGCCAGAAACAGAATTAAGGTTTGACAAGCTGTAG
- a CDS encoding elongation factor 1-alpha (similar to Aspergillus terreus NIH2624 XP_001212188.1), with product MSPLSLCWLPRAAASISHSTPPPLTFLNLLLPPPLCEFFSLLAPRLAYPVQASDLRIYTFRQDTILQNFTTFTPSKWVRTTRLTSTWSLSHVDSGKSTTTGHLIYQCGGIDKRTIEKFEKEAAELGKGSFKYAWVLDKLKAERERGITIDIALWKFETPKYYVTVIDAPGHRDFIKNMITGTSQADCAILIIAAGTGEFEAGISKDGQTREHALLAYTLGVKQLIVAINKMDTAKWAEARYQEIIKETSNFIKKVGYNPKTVAFVPISGFNGDNMLTASTNCPWYKGWEKETKAGKSTGKTLLEAIDAIEPPKRPTDKPLRLPLQDVYKIGGIGTVPVGRIETGVLKPGMVVTFAPSNVTTEVKSVEMHHEQLSEGVPGDNVGFNVKNVSVKEIRRGNVAGDSKNDPPMGAASFDAQVIVLNHPGQVGAGYAPVLDCHTAHIACKFSEIKEKIDRRTGKAVESAPKFIKSGDSAIVKMVPSKPMCVEAFTDYPPLGRFAVRDMRQTVAVGVIKSVEKAAAGSGKVTKSAAKAGKK from the exons atgtccccTCTCTCTCTGTGCTGGTTGCCCCGCGCCGCAGCCAGCATCAGTCACTCCACCCCTCCTCCACTCACCTTTTTaaatctcctcctcccaccacCGCTTTGCGaatttttctctcttcttgctcctcgtcTCGCATACCCGGTTCAAGCATCCGATCTGCGAATTT ACACTTTCCGTCAGGACACCATACTACAAAACTTCACAACCTTTACACCGTCAAAATGGGTAAGGACGACAAGACTCACATCAACGTGGTCGTTATC CCACGTCGACTCCGGCAAGTCTACCACCACTGGTCACTTGATCTACCAGTGCGGTGGTATTGACAAGCGAACCATCGAGAAGTTCGAGAAG GAAGCCGCCGAACTCGGTAAGGGTTCCTTCAAGTACGCATGGGTTCttgacaagctcaaggccgAGCGTGAGCGTGGTATCACCATCGACATTGCCCTCTGGAAGTTCGAGACTCCCAAGTACTATGTCACCGTCATTG ACGCTCCCGGCCACCGTGATTTCATCAAGAACATGATCACTGGTACTTCCCAGGCTGACTGCGCTATTCTCATCATCGCTGCCGGTACTGGTGAGTTCGAGGCTGGTATCTCCAAGGATGGCCAGACCCGTGAGCACGCTCTGCTCGCCTACACCCTGGgtgtcaagcagctcatcgtcgccatcaacaagatggACACTGCCAAGTGGGCCGAGGCTCGTTACCAGGAAATCATCAAGGAGACTtccaacttcatcaagaaggTCGGCTACAACCCCAAGACCGTTGCCTTCGTCCCCATCTCTGGTTTCAACGGCGACAACATGCTTACTGCCTCCACCAACTGCCCCTGGTACAAGGgctgggagaaggagacCAAGGCTGGCAAGTCCACCGGAAAGACCCTTCTCGAGgccattgacgccattgAGCCTCCCAAGCGTCCCACCGACAAGCCCCTCCGTCTTCCCCTCCAGGATGTCTACAAGATCGGTGGTATTGGAACTGTTCCCGTCGGCCGTATCGAGACTGGTGTCCTCAAGCCCGGTATGGTCGTTACCTTCGCTCCCTCCAACGTCACCACTGAAGTCAAGTCCGTCGAGATGCACCACGAGCAGCTCTCCGAGGGTGTCCCCGGTGACAACGTCGGCTTCAACGTGAAGAACGTTTCCGTCAAGGAAATCCGCCGTGGTAACGTTGCTGGTGACTCCAAGAACGACCCCCCCATGGGTGCCGCTTCTTTCGATGCCCAGGTCATCGTTCTCAACCACCCTGGTCAGGTCGGTGCTGGTTACGCTCCCGTCCTCGATTGCCACACCGCCCACATTGCCTGCAAGTTCTCTGAGATTAAGGAGAAGATTGACCGACGTACCGGTAAGGCTGTCGAGTCTGCCcccaagttcatcaagtcTGGAGACTCCGCCATCGTCAAGATGGTTCCCTCCAAGCCTATGTGCGTTGAGGCTTTCACCGACTACCCTCCCCTGGGTCGTTTCGCCGTCCGTGACATGCGTCAGACCGTCGCTGTCGGTGTCATCAAGTCCGTTGAGAAGGCCGCTGCTGGTTCCGGCAAGGTCACCAAGtccgctgccaaggctggcaagaAATAA